Within Fusarium fujikuroi IMI 58289 draft genome, chromosome FFUJ_chr08, the genomic segment TGGCAATAGTGCACGCTAAGGTACTGAACATCTGGGACGTGGAGACAAGTGCACAGAAGCTGTCACTAAAGCACGACCACCATATAGACGCTATTACGTTCTCCCCCTGCGGAAGGACTATAGCGTCGAGCGCACGGGAGAAAATTCAACTATGGGACCTGCAGACCGGTGTTCTTAAGACCACCTTGATCGAAGATGGAACTGTCAGTGCATTGACCTTTGCGCCAGACGGCTCAACTCTAGCATCACCCCAGCACCTTTGGGATGTCACAAAGCCGCGAGAATATCGCCTTTCCAGTGGCGATGGTGAGTGTATTACTCGATTAGTCTCGTCACCAGATGGACGGCTTCTCGCAtcagcttctcgagataAAATGATTCGAATTCGGGATACTTCATCACTAATGCGCCAGCGGATGGTCTTATGGGATGGAAAAGACATCCTGAAATTCTCCTTTTCCCCCGATAGTAAATttctagcttctttttcagAGGATAAGCAACTGTGTATATGGAGCATGATGTCTGGTGCTCGACAAGAGACATTTCCCAGCTCAATCTCCGACGTGGTTTACTCGCCAGACGGCCAGAGCGTGGCAACAACGTATTGGCTCCAATTTGGCGGCGAATTAGCGCTCTGGGAAGCGGACACCGGTCAGTGTTTACACATACTCGACGGCACCCGAATGTTTGTCGAAGATAAGGAAATCAGACTAAGGGGGGAGAAGAAACTGAGAGAACCATTGCGTGCTCAGTGGACTTTTGCCAACACCGAACCCGCTGTACGAAACACTACAGGATATTCCGGCCCCATCTTTTCACCCGACGGCAACAGCCTAGCTGCAATTCGGCCAAAGGGGTCACTGGACTTATGGGACATATCTACCGGCAGGCAGCGCGAATGGTGCCCGATTGACTCCAATGTCATCAAAATACTTTTTTCCCCAGATAGCCAACTCATTGCGGCGCTAGGGCGTTCTGAGGTTTTTCTATGGCGCATTACTGCTTCTGAACCGCCGAAAAGTCTTGGGATTAAAGCAAGAACGGCGGAGTTCTGTTCCAGCGGGGATTTGTTAGTAGTAGCTGGTTCCGAAGTCACCATCTGGGATGTCGCGACTGGCTCCCATCAACATACACTCGGAGACGTGGAGGGAACTCCGATGGTTCTATGTGTCTCACCTAATGGAAGACAGATAGCGGTATCATGGAATTCTCAGTTTGTTCGAGTGTGGAATCATGTTTCTTCACTAGCCGAGTCACATTTCACCTTAATTCAACAGGAAACTGTCACAACTATGGCATTCTCATCGGATGGAAAATTCTTGGCAATAGGATCGGAACAAGGTACAATTAGAGTCTGGGACACCTCATCAGGCACTCAAACAAGATGGACTATACGCCAGGAAGGCCTGATCAGAAGCATTAGAGTCTTGCCTGATGAGTTGATCGTCTCAGTCTCAGATATCCCTCCTTTCTTCAACCTTTGGAACGACATGAAACTTCGAATTCACCGATATCGAACTACCACTTTCACCACTGAGGAATCATTGGGGCAATTTCCAGACGATAGTGGGCTCAGATACGATACAGACTGGATCAAGCAAGGTTCTGAGAATATCTTATGGGTACCACCACAATACAGACCGACTGATGGAAGTGTTGCAGGGTGGATCTGTCAGAACTCTGCAACGATTTTTATCGGCTCTGTCTCAGGTCATGTCATTCGATTTCAATGTGTATGAGGGGGGCATTGGTGGAAATAAGTAAGATTGCTTGCTCTAGCTAGTGGCCTCTTCAGGCTTTGTGGCATAAACCGACCAACTGTTTCACTATTAATACAACACTTCGCTATTAAATCAGACAGATACTTACATTGGCCAGTATGAATGAATGTTAACATTCTTAATATCTTTCCGCACATCAGTCAGGAAaacctcgacttcttctttacTCCACCCAAGTCCACCTTGGCCATCAGGGCGTGTGAAGACAGCGAGACTCAAAGCTGCCAATGCATCTAGAGTGTTTTGCTGGGCCCAGATACCTGTCAACACCTTTAGTAGCTGCTCATACGAAATTCTTGATGGGGCTGACTGACCAATCTGCTTATGCTTGGGATCCTTGGGCCACCTGTTCAAAGGCCACTTGCGCTTGACAATGTTGACATCTACAAAGCCCGCTGCCTCAAGCTGGTCCTTATACTTCAACGCACTATCCATGGGTCGACCATTCTTGGTGAAGATATCGTGGAGTAGTTCTGACCACTTGGACAGTGCTGAGTCTTTTGTCAGAGTGCCATCGTCGGAGAGGAGAGGGTAGATGATGTCGATCATCTCTATTCTGCCTCCAGGATTGAGGTTCCTGTTGATGCGTATTAGTCTATTGCCCaggggaagagaaagaagatggcGTACTTGTAGCTTTCGCTGAAGAACTTGGGCCAATCGAGGATGGAGCCTGTGAGAAAGCGAGCAAAGACAAAGTCAAACTTGTCGGAGTACTCCCATGGCTCTTCTAAATCATCTACGTAGAAGGAGGCGTTGGGTGGAACGCTTTGGAGATGTCAGTAAGCCCCGTCACCACGGAAATGGAATCATACGCCGAAGGCTGAATTGGACTCAAGTCGACGCCAATGACCTAAAAAGTCAGTATTAGTCTCCCAAGTCATCCCCATAAAACTGACCTCGCACTCGGGATGCTCATCAGCTGTCCATTTTGTTAACGCCATGCTGATCGTTGTGTAGTTTGTAGAACTCACCAAACTCTATGGCCCAGATTCCGGTGCCGCAGCCTGCATCAAAAGCGCGGTTGAGCGTCTTAGGCAAGGGGGCCGCGTGCAGTCTTTCGTCGAAAGTGAGCAGAAaaagatgatgttgaagatctgTCGCGTTagaaagggaagaaaggAGGGACGGTATGAATACCTAGTCTTTCGTTTTCAATCTATGTCAGGTCAGCAACAATTACTaagtaaaagaaaaaggcctACATCGTCATTTGGGAGTGCATAAGCTAGGTCAATTAGCTCATCTGCTTGTCGCATTTTTTGCACTCCTCAGATCTCACCTCCGTCCTTGTAAGCATGATAAGTCCTGCCATTCTCCTCACGGTATCTCAGAATACTCGATCTTAGAGATGTAGTATCACTAGCATTGTCCTGAAACACGTCAACTACTGCGATCTTCCTGAAGATATCCACTTACGTCTCCAACGGCGGAGTCAGCATCGGTGTCGTCCTGAGCCGCCTGTCCAATCGGTTAGCCGCATGCAATTAGACTTCAGCCATAGTAGATGCATAcatgctcatcaacagcaagggGGTCCTCGTCCGCACACATCGTCAAGGGTTCGATTTAGGGTTTGGGGTGACGTTAGATCGAAATGGCGGTCGGTACGAGTGGGGTTTCAAGACGGATGAGATGTCACCAGTCACGTGTGATAAGATCACATTCCAGTCAGTAGTATCACGATGACATCAAGACTAGCCCttagggagcaagaaaacaccagaccttaaCATAAGTTGTCAAAATAatctaaaaaaaaaagaaaggcacCCTAAGTTTCTACTAAATTTAGTCTCAACTTATGCTAACTTAACTatgtctttttgtcatttagggtCGAGGTTCCTGagatttctttcctccccaaGCTAGCATCATAACGGCTAGACCAGTAACACAACACCCCTGTCGATATCCAAGGCCCCAGAGCGGGGTTTTGAGTGATATTGTCAGGACCAACACGCAAATCAACGATCAAAACCAATCACTATCTACTGTCTGTGCCCAGCATGTCTCACGCCGAGAAAACGCAATACGATTCGTTCGCGCCCAAGTATGCATCTGTGGAGGAGTTGCCCTGCTCGAAGCTAGAGGGTCAGCTTGTGAGGAATGCTTTGGGCGATTGTACGGGCTTGAAGGTACTGGATCTTGGCGGTGGAAGTGGACTTCATGCGAGAAGAGCGATTGATGCTGGTGCaagtgttgttgatgttgttgatatttCACCCGAGATGATGAAAGCGGGCGAGGAGATCGAGAACAGCCTCGGACGAAAGGGAAGCATTCGCTGGTTTGAGGCTGATGTCACCAAACCCGTCACGGAGCAAGTCAAGTTGGAGGAGGGATACGATATCGTCATGGCCAATTGGGTTTTCGATCATGCTACCTCTGTTTCAGAGCTGAGAAGCATGTACGAGaatgttgtcaagaatcTGAAGCCTGGTGGCAAGTTTATCGGCGTGAGGTCAAAGAGCATTCGCGCCAAGTACATGAGCCATGGTCAAGGCAAATACGGTGTTACCTTTACCGATGTCACGGAAATCCCGGGTGGACTGAAGTACCAGGTCAATTGTGTCACTGAGCCGCCATTCTCGTTTGAGGCTACTTCAATGGAATCGACTTTCTCGCTCTCTGATGACATAGGAAAGGAACTCGGGCTGGTTGATATACATGTTGCCCCAGCCGAAGAAAcggagcttgtcaagaataaTCACGAGTTCTGGGAGGATTACCTCAAGGACCCCAACTTTGTCGTTGTAGTGGCGAACAAGGCATGAAGAACGCTTCGATTGGAAATAGCCTACTGTAAATAATTACCCAGTCCTGAAAACACCAGGGCTTGATATATGGCGTCAAAATGAAATCAGCAAAAGATGTCCTAAATTGAGACTAAACTTATACTAATCtacctaaacttatgctaagtCGCCTAAATCCTTTTATCATATAGGATTAAGATCCTAAGCTTTTTTCCCTCCCCTAGCCACTGTTCCCCATGAACGGAAATGTTATCCTTTGGTTCTTCTCCACGACAGCCTGCAAATACAATACAATCAGCTCTTCAATTCCTTCCTTCCTCGCCTGTTCGATCCAATCTTCCAGATCCAGTTCCCGAAACTCGTCTTCATACGTCTTTTGCATATATGATGCGAAATCTGTAGGCGGTACCTTGACACCACTTGAGTAATGCTTGAACGCCACGCCGGAGTGACTCTGTTGCGAGGATATGACATACTCGGCAAAAGAGTTGGCGACGTCTGTGACAGGAAGGAAGTCAAAGAAGCCGGCGACATTCAAGCTCGATACACGCGGTACAGCCTTTATAAGCTTGGAGTATCGAAGCAGAGCGTTGAGTGCATCCTCAATAGGAGCCTCGTCACCCACAATTGCACAATGCCGGTGAATTGAGACAGGCAGATCCTTCTCTGtattggctgctgctgcttcggATAGTTTTTCTAGGAACACTTCGCCTGCCCATTTCGCTGCTGTGAACCCTTCTGATCCATCTGTAGGCGGTGAATGGTCTTTAACGCTGACTGGCGGAACGGCAGCCTCGGCGCTGGAGTCAAGCAGCGTAACACGGTTCGATGAGATGTAATGGATAGGAATTCGGCGACTGAGGGCGAAGAGTCCCAGCTGTCGCGTCGACTCCACGTTAGGCGCACGAAGGGTTGAATAATTGTTGAGACAATGGCCTTGCGATCCTGCGAGAATTATACAGTCGACAGC encodes:
- a CDS encoding related to methyltransferase, with protein sequence MCADEDPLAVDEHAAQDDTDADSAVGDDNASDTTSLRSSILRYREENGRTYHAYKDGAYALPNDDIENERLDLQHHLFLLTFDERLHAAPLPKTLNRAFDAGCGTGIWAIEFADEHPECEVIGVDLSPIQPSAVPPNASFYVDDLEEPWEYSDKFDFVFARFLTGSILDWPKFFSESYKNLNPGGRIEMIDIIYPLLSDDGTLTKDSALSKWSELLHDIFTKNGRPMDSALKYKDQLEAAGFVDVNIVKRKWPLNRWPKDPKHKQIGIWAQQNTLDALAALSLAVFTRPDGQGGLGWSKEEVEVFLTDVRKDIKNVNIHSYWPIWSVYATKPEEATS